In one Paraburkholderia azotifigens genomic region, the following are encoded:
- a CDS encoding FHA domain-containing protein, whose translation MNPGEAPIAEMRAALDKEFDVLLLPVSHASLGPIRIVDDLFAIGRSEAPFADYPRDLITKLSRRHARIFSEHGAVYVADLDSKNGTTVNGIAVRQTPSRVRAGDELCFGGDLTYRVAIEPRPFSSAFARGVQHLTVTLEPQRADLGLEPIDISAFPFLVSKTDELFARYKDRFPHQVNYISRRHAHIFLKAGEPWIEDLGSTNGTFVNHKRLGESAVALQNGDVIGFGGDHFVYRIALAKSFEIEPTLTQMMPPAAALGVPIASTPAAPAMAMPAEDPDKTTFVGAAHSFLDIFCVDRALQREDEVNENAPPLTPEESTETQPRRPRRRWQLVMREVMRTFAGGDRTTMRRIGWGGLAVLIVVAGLAVTLYMRNATEREVKNLLAAGEYEQAADTATSSLQRHPASDAIRTLASEALMKARVPGWLAAVQTKQFDRAAALIEGMRESSGSNPDALGLIDQLKWVGDLERFVVSRGGPDAPIRIYSDEGHIADLLKRWDDDAKGHQRILDRIASYVPEFTEPYALAMSHLRKLQSDDSVYLAAIERLNSTIATELARDKPDALPAVLDDYAQRYPRLAGLDAIRADLRQYTQIFNEMTARHLAPLLPLMKQANFRTPPFQAQYKQSSASRLPSADVIARHDAASAAWQSGNSQQALTDLQTMPAGPWSDVIAGELAHKKALLDQFADLQKSRGSSDRDDKLLSFYASLDPVEDAYYVRAVQGDVNALRDKALARAQDLINRAQTSWRQYRANGSIGGTQRLEAGISDGFRNQARLLSGANTSAQQGMRVYTQLKAPHPDGSDKLLEDIEAETQLQRRSLQELRMVLEAGLLKSKLALIGGSDESEARQSP comes from the coding sequence ATGAATCCCGGCGAAGCTCCGATTGCTGAGATGCGGGCGGCTCTGGACAAGGAGTTCGACGTCCTGCTGCTGCCCGTCTCGCACGCGTCTCTCGGCCCGATCCGTATCGTCGACGATCTGTTCGCGATCGGCCGCAGCGAGGCGCCGTTTGCCGACTATCCACGCGATCTGATCACGAAACTTTCGCGGCGTCACGCGCGCATCTTTAGCGAGCATGGTGCGGTGTATGTGGCCGATCTCGACAGCAAGAACGGCACGACCGTCAATGGCATCGCCGTGCGGCAAACGCCGTCGCGCGTGCGCGCAGGCGACGAGTTGTGCTTTGGCGGCGACCTGACCTATCGCGTCGCCATCGAACCGCGCCCATTCAGCTCCGCTTTCGCGCGCGGCGTGCAGCATCTGACCGTCACGCTCGAGCCGCAGCGCGCGGATCTGGGGCTCGAGCCGATCGACATCAGCGCGTTTCCGTTTCTCGTCAGCAAGACGGACGAGCTTTTCGCGCGCTACAAGGACCGCTTCCCGCATCAGGTCAATTACATATCGCGCCGTCACGCGCATATCTTTCTGAAGGCCGGCGAGCCGTGGATCGAAGATCTCGGCAGCACCAACGGCACGTTCGTCAATCACAAGCGTCTCGGCGAATCGGCCGTCGCGCTGCAGAACGGCGACGTGATTGGATTCGGCGGCGATCATTTCGTCTATCGGATCGCGCTGGCCAAGTCGTTCGAAATCGAGCCCACGCTGACGCAGATGATGCCGCCCGCCGCGGCGCTCGGCGTGCCCATTGCGTCTACGCCCGCTGCACCCGCGATGGCAATGCCTGCGGAGGATCCCGACAAGACCACTTTCGTCGGCGCGGCGCACTCGTTTCTCGATATCTTCTGCGTGGATCGCGCATTGCAGCGCGAAGACGAGGTCAATGAAAACGCGCCGCCGCTGACGCCGGAAGAATCGACGGAAACCCAACCGCGCCGTCCGCGCCGCCGCTGGCAACTGGTGATGCGCGAAGTGATGCGCACGTTCGCGGGCGGTGACCGCACGACGATGCGTCGCATCGGCTGGGGCGGTCTGGCCGTGCTGATCGTCGTTGCGGGCCTTGCCGTCACGCTGTACATGCGCAACGCAACCGAACGCGAAGTGAAGAACCTGCTCGCCGCGGGCGAATACGAACAGGCGGCGGATACGGCCACGTCGTCGCTGCAACGGCATCCCGCCAGCGACGCCATCCGGACGCTCGCCAGCGAAGCGCTGATGAAAGCGCGCGTGCCCGGCTGGCTGGCGGCAGTGCAGACGAAGCAATTCGATCGTGCGGCGGCATTGATCGAAGGCATGCGCGAGTCGAGCGGCAGCAATCCCGATGCATTGGGGCTGATCGATCAGCTGAAGTGGGTGGGCGACCTGGAACGGTTCGTCGTCAGCCGTGGCGGTCCCGACGCGCCCATTCGCATCTATAGCGACGAAGGCCATATCGCCGATCTGCTCAAGCGCTGGGACGACGACGCCAAAGGACATCAGCGGATTCTGGACCGCATCGCTTCGTATGTGCCGGAATTTACCGAACCGTATGCGCTCGCGATGAGCCATCTGCGCAAGCTGCAAAGCGACGACTCGGTGTACCTCGCCGCGATCGAACGGCTCAATTCGACGATCGCGACGGAACTCGCGCGCGACAAGCCCGATGCGCTGCCTGCCGTGCTCGACGATTACGCGCAACGCTATCCGCGCCTCGCCGGGCTCGATGCAATCCGGGCGGATCTTCGGCAATACACGCAGATCTTCAACGAAATGACGGCGCGTCACCTCGCACCGCTTCTGCCGCTGATGAAGCAGGCGAACTTCAGGACGCCGCCATTTCAGGCTCAGTACAAGCAGTCGAGCGCGAGCCGTCTGCCGTCTGCGGACGTGATCGCGCGCCACGACGCGGCGAGTGCCGCCTGGCAAAGCGGCAACAGCCAGCAGGCGCTCACGGATTTGCAGACGATGCCGGCCGGCCCGTGGTCCGATGTCATCGCCGGAGAACTTGCGCACAAGAAGGCGCTACTCGATCAGTTCGCCGATCTGCAAAAGAGCCGGGGTTCGAGCGATCGCGACGACAAGCTGCTGTCGTTTTACGCCAGCCTCGATCCCGTCGAAGACGCGTATTACGTGCGCGCCGTGCAGGGCGACGTCAACGCGCTGCGCGACAAGGCGCTGGCGCGTGCCCAGGATCTGATCAATCGCGCGCAGACATCGTGGCGGCAATATCGCGCGAATGGTTCGATTGGCGGCACGCAGCGTCTGGAAGCGGGCATCTCCGACGGCTTCCGCAATCAGGCGCGTCTGCTGTCGGGCGCGAATACGTCGGCGCAACAGGGCATGCGCGTCTACACGCAATTGAAGGCGCCGCATCCGGATGGTTCGGACAAGCTGCTTGAAGACATCGAAGCGGAGACGCAATTGCAGCGCCGCTCGTTGCAGGAACTGCGCATGGTGCTCGAGGCGGGCTTGCTCAAATCGAAGCTCGCGTTGATTGGAGGCAGTGACGAAAGTGAAGCGCGACAATCACCCTAA